One region of Trichosurus vulpecula isolate mTriVul1 chromosome 1, mTriVul1.pri, whole genome shotgun sequence genomic DNA includes:
- the LOC118857644 gene encoding GTP-binding nuclear protein Ran-like: MAAQGEPQVQFKLVLVGDGGTGKTTFVKRHLTGEFEKKYVATLGVEVHPLVFHTNRGPIKFNVWDTAGQEKFGGLRDGYYIQAQCAIIMFDVTSRVTYKNVPNWHRDLVRVCENIPIVLCGNKVDIKDRKVKAKSIVFHRKKNLQYYDISAKSNYNFEKPFLWLARKLIGDPNLEFVAMPALAPLEVVMDPALAAQYEQDLQIAQTTALPEEDDDL; encoded by the coding sequence ATGGCCGCCCAAGGAGAACCCCAAGTGCAGTTCAAACTTGTATTAGTTGGAGATGGAGGTACTGGAAAAACAACATTTGTAAAACGTCACTTGACTGGTGAATTTGAGAAGAAGTATGTAGCCACCCTGGGTGTTGAGGTCCATCCTCTAGTGTTCCACACTAACAGAGGTCCTATTAAATTCAACGTATGGGATACAGCTGGCCAAGAGAAATTTGGTGGTCTGAGAGATGGTTATTACATCCAAGCTCAGTGTGCCATTATAATGTTTGATGTAACATCAAGAGTTACTTACAAGAATGTACCTAACTGGCATAGAGATCTGGTACGAGTATGTGAAAATATCCCTATAGTGTTGTGTGGCAACAAAGTGGATATTAAGGACAGAAAAGTCAAGGCGAAATCAATTGTCTTCCATAGGAAGAAGAATCTCCAGTACTATGACATCTCAGCCAAAAGTAACTACAACTTTGAGAAGCCCTTCCTTTGGCTTGCTAGAAAACTTATTGGAGACCCTAATTTGGAGTTTGTTGCCATGCCTGCTCTTGCACCTCTGGAGGTTGTCATGGACCCAGCGCTGGCAGCACAGTATGAGCAGGACTTACAGATTGCTCAGACAACTGCGCTCCCTGAGGAAGATGATGACCTGTAA